A DNA window from Massilia putida contains the following coding sequences:
- a CDS encoding peptide chain release factor 3 yields MSNETDAITTDQEPAVATSKPAATIAREVARRRTFGIISHPDAGKTTLTEKLLLFSGAIQLAGTVKGRKSGRHATSDWMDIEKQRGISVASSVMQFEFRDYVINLLDTPGHQDFSEDTYRVLTAVDSALMVIDAAKGVEEQTIKLLDVCRMRDTPIVTFMNKLDRETRDPLELLDEVESVLKIECAPVTWPIGMGKNFRGVYHLLNDEVMLFKAGEEKADGAYEIIKGIDNPRLAEMFPLEMEQLKMEVELVHGASHPFDLERFLSGVQTPVFFGSAINNFGVREILSALIDWAPAPRERDATVRAVRPDEQPFSGFVFKIQANMDPAHRDRIAFLRVCSGRFEKGMKVKHLRLGREVKLSSVVTFMASSREQVEEAYAGDIIGMPNHGNMQIGDSFSEGEMLTFTGIPYFAPELFRTVRIRNPLKTKQLHKGLQQLGEEGAVQVFKPVMGSDLILGAVGVLQFEVVASRLLNEYGVDAVFEGASISSARWVSSDDKKALSDFETQLAHNVAYDAAGNMAYLATSGVNLRLTQERWPKLQFHATREHAAKLD; encoded by the coding sequence ATGTCCAACGAAACCGACGCAATCACCACCGACCAAGAGCCAGCTGTCGCCACGAGCAAGCCGGCCGCCACGATCGCGCGCGAAGTCGCGCGCCGCCGCACCTTCGGCATCATTTCCCACCCCGACGCCGGTAAGACGACGTTGACCGAGAAGCTGTTGCTGTTCTCGGGCGCGATCCAGCTGGCCGGTACCGTCAAGGGCCGCAAGAGCGGCCGCCATGCGACGTCGGACTGGATGGACATCGAGAAGCAGCGCGGCATTTCGGTGGCGTCGTCGGTGATGCAGTTCGAGTTCCGCGACTACGTCATCAACCTCCTCGACACCCCGGGCCACCAGGACTTTTCGGAAGACACGTACCGCGTGCTGACGGCCGTCGACTCCGCGCTGATGGTGATCGACGCCGCCAAGGGCGTGGAAGAACAGACCATCAAGCTGCTCGACGTCTGCCGCATGCGCGACACGCCGATCGTCACCTTCATGAATAAGCTCGACCGCGAAACCCGCGACCCGCTCGAGCTGCTCGACGAGGTGGAATCGGTGCTGAAGATCGAGTGCGCGCCCGTGACCTGGCCGATCGGCATGGGCAAGAACTTCCGCGGCGTGTATCACCTGCTGAACGACGAAGTCATGCTGTTCAAGGCCGGCGAAGAGAAGGCCGACGGCGCCTACGAGATCATCAAGGGCATCGACAATCCGCGCCTCGCGGAGATGTTCCCGCTCGAGATGGAACAGCTCAAGATGGAAGTGGAGCTGGTGCACGGCGCCTCGCATCCGTTCGACCTCGAACGCTTCCTGTCGGGCGTGCAGACCCCCGTCTTCTTCGGCTCCGCCATCAACAACTTCGGCGTGCGCGAGATCCTGTCGGCGCTGATCGACTGGGCCCCGGCCCCGCGCGAGCGCGACGCGACCGTGCGCGCCGTGCGTCCGGACGAGCAGCCGTTCTCTGGCTTCGTCTTCAAGATCCAGGCGAACATGGACCCGGCCCACCGCGACCGCATCGCGTTCCTGCGCGTGTGCTCGGGACGTTTCGAGAAGGGCATGAAGGTCAAGCACCTGCGCCTGGGCCGCGAAGTGAAGCTGTCGTCCGTCGTGACGTTCATGGCGTCGAGCCGCGAACAGGTGGAAGAGGCCTACGCGGGCGACATCATCGGCATGCCGAACCACGGCAACATGCAGATCGGCGACAGCTTTTCGGAAGGCGAGATGCTGACGTTCACCGGCATCCCGTACTTCGCGCCGGAACTGTTCCGCACGGTGCGCATCCGCAATCCGCTCAAGACCAAGCAGCTGCACAAAGGCTTGCAGCAGCTGGGCGAAGAGGGCGCCGTGCAGGTGTTCAAGCCGGTGATGGGCAGCGACCTGATTCTCGGCGCCGTCGGCGTGCTGCAGTTCGAGGTGGTGGCGAGCCGCCTGCTCAACGAATACGGCGTCGACGCCGTGTTCGAGGGCGCGAGCATCAGCAGCGCGCGCTGGGTGTCGAGCGACGACAAGAAGGCGTTGTCCGACTTCGAGACGCAGCTGGCGCACAACGTCGCCTACGATGCGGCCGGCAATATGGCCTATCTCGCCACGTCGGGCGTCAACCTGCGCCTGACGCAGGAGCGCTGGCCGAAGCTGCAGTTCCACGCGACGCGCGAGCACGCCGCGAAGCTGGATTAA
- a CDS encoding Crp/Fnr family transcriptional regulator — protein sequence MNNAQLGSAAQKKAQSVNQIPSTSEEIKLAARPVVSYSGTQQNELLAALPRQDLETLFEHLELVPLPFGKELFEYGSKLEYVYFPTTAIVSLLYVMEDGATTEIAVVGHEGAVGVSLFMGERATCSAVVQSAGYGYRLKTQYLRDAFNKGGALPQLLMRYTNALFAQMAQNAVGGRHSSIEQKLCRWLLDRLDRSPSNELKVTQELISIMLGVRRESITAAAGKLQDEGLIQYRRGNITVLNRQGLEDYAGECYKVAKSEYDRLLSDVSRA from the coding sequence ATGAATAACGCCCAACTCGGTAGCGCCGCCCAGAAAAAAGCGCAATCGGTGAATCAGATCCCCTCGACCAGCGAAGAAATCAAACTGGCCGCCCGACCGGTTGTCAGCTACAGCGGCACCCAACAAAACGAGTTGCTCGCGGCCCTTCCGCGCCAAGACCTGGAAACCCTGTTTGAGCACCTGGAACTGGTTCCTCTGCCCTTCGGCAAGGAGCTGTTCGAATACGGCAGCAAGCTGGAATACGTGTATTTCCCCACCACCGCCATCGTCTCCCTGCTGTACGTGATGGAAGACGGTGCCACGACGGAAATCGCCGTGGTCGGCCATGAAGGCGCCGTCGGCGTGTCGCTGTTCATGGGCGAACGCGCCACCTGCAGCGCCGTCGTCCAGAGCGCCGGCTACGGCTACCGCCTCAAGACGCAATATCTGCGCGACGCCTTCAACAAGGGCGGCGCCCTGCCCCAGCTCTTGATGCGCTACACGAACGCGCTGTTCGCGCAGATGGCCCAGAACGCCGTCGGCGGCCGCCACAGCTCGATCGAACAGAAACTGTGCCGCTGGCTGCTCGACCGCCTGGACCGTTCGCCGAGCAATGAACTGAAAGTCACCCAGGAACTCATCTCCATCATGCTGGGCGTGCGCCGCGAAAGCATCACGGCCGCTGCCGGCAAGCTGCAGGACGAAGGCCTGATCCAGTACCGCCGCGGCAATATCACCGTGCTGAACCGCCAGGGCCTGGAAGACTATGCGGGCGAGTGCTACAAGGTCGCTAAAAGCGAGTATGACCGTCTGCTGTCGGATGTATCGCGCGCATGA
- a CDS encoding CHASE3 domain-containing protein, with the protein MFFTTDPKFRPVRSLPLYQTLLCVVCVLILVLNGVSLVRNLDGLKTANARQAQADRVTAKLQYLNLLVTDAESGLRGYFLSGSDTYLGPLRTAERELDGQFNSLRTLLADSPSQLKNLAQLQTLVTRRVNLMNQGLDVYRHGGLNDIVAIAQSQEDKTHMDEIRLQVVIMTGEQNELLAARSAVFYDRYRLAALRGLGINLAALVVLVLFYNLIRRGFRARLNAERALQQTNDHLESLVTERTEQLSVLSRHLIRVSEEEKAKLARELHDEMGANLTAIGMHLATVGDQLKATHPEQAATLARARATLIETVELKRRIVEGLRPSLLDNLGLAAALQSYCDDFGRTTGVDCEALIEGDVDGAGPTQAIALFRIAQESLNNVAKYAQARHVVVHLAREGEAFTLEVSDDGVGIPPDAMRRPKSHGLLGMRERALLLGGTLRVDRGVNGIGTTVHAVVPVTVPGLDAGGTASGGALDISALAVAPSDDPAAGAPSGDAGTEQAELAAHQLQNQLRAAQAQSPLATAGRDAATLMRAIHPTADGHTRF; encoded by the coding sequence ATGTTTTTCACCACCGACCCCAAGTTCAGGCCGGTTCGCAGCCTTCCGTTGTACCAGACCCTGCTGTGTGTCGTGTGCGTCCTGATCCTGGTCCTCAACGGCGTAAGCCTGGTCCGCAACCTGGACGGGCTGAAGACTGCCAACGCGCGCCAAGCGCAGGCCGATCGTGTGACGGCGAAACTGCAATACCTGAACCTGCTCGTCACCGATGCGGAGAGCGGTCTGCGCGGCTATTTCCTTTCCGGCTCCGACACCTATCTCGGCCCGCTGCGCACGGCCGAGCGTGAACTGGATGGACAGTTCAACAGCCTCAGGACGCTGCTGGCCGACAGTCCTTCCCAGTTGAAGAACCTGGCCCAGCTGCAAACGCTCGTCACCCGCCGCGTCAACCTGATGAACCAGGGCCTGGACGTGTATCGCCACGGCGGCCTGAACGACATCGTCGCCATCGCGCAGAGCCAGGAAGACAAGACCCACATGGACGAGATCCGCCTGCAGGTGGTGATCATGACGGGCGAACAGAACGAATTGCTGGCGGCCCGCAGTGCCGTCTTCTACGACCGCTACCGGCTGGCCGCGCTGCGCGGCCTCGGCATCAATCTGGCGGCGCTCGTCGTGCTCGTGCTGTTCTATAACCTGATCCGCCGCGGCTTCCGCGCGCGCCTGAATGCCGAGCGTGCCCTGCAGCAGACCAACGACCACCTGGAATCGCTGGTGACGGAGCGCACCGAACAGCTGTCCGTGCTGTCGCGTCACCTGATCCGCGTGTCGGAAGAAGAAAAGGCGAAACTGGCGCGCGAATTGCACGACGAGATGGGCGCCAACCTGACGGCCATCGGCATGCACCTGGCGACCGTCGGCGACCAGCTGAAGGCGACGCATCCCGAGCAGGCGGCGACGCTGGCCCGCGCCCGTGCCACGCTGATCGAAACGGTGGAGCTGAAGCGCCGCATCGTCGAGGGGCTGCGTCCCAGCCTGCTCGACAACCTTGGCTTGGCCGCCGCGCTGCAAAGCTATTGCGACGATTTCGGCCGCACGACGGGCGTCGATTGCGAAGCGCTGATCGAGGGCGACGTCGACGGCGCCGGCCCGACGCAGGCGATCGCGCTGTTCCGCATCGCGCAGGAATCGTTGAACAACGTCGCCAAATATGCCCAGGCCCGCCACGTCGTCGTGCACCTTGCACGCGAAGGCGAGGCGTTCACGCTGGAAGTCAGCGACGACGGCGTCGGCATCCCGCCGGACGCGATGCGCCGTCCGAAATCGCATGGTTTACTGGGGATGCGCGAACGCGCGCTGCTGCTGGGAGGAACGTTGCGGGTGGATCGCGGCGTGAACGGGATCGGCACCACTGTCCACGCCGTCGTCCCAGTGACGGTGCCGGGTCTTGATGCCGGCGGGACCGCGTCAGGCGGTGCCCTGGATATTTCGGCGCTGGCCGTGGCGCCATCGGACGATCCGGCGGCTGGCGCTCCGTCGGGCGATGCAGGGACGGAGCAGGCCGAATTGGCCGCACATCAATTACAGAATCAATTACGAGCTGCCCAAGCCCAGTCGCCACTGGCGACCGCGGGCCGGGATGCCGCGACACTCATGCGCGCGATACATCCGACAGCAGACGGTCATACTCGCTTTTAG
- a CDS encoding response regulator, whose amino-acid sequence MIRVAICDDHQIVRAGFKQIFSSSGEFEVVAEGATGREALDIARREICDVLLLDIAMPDQSGIDILRTIRQGQPNLPVLILSGYPAQQYALNLFKMGANGYLNKECDADELKTAVRTVYQGRRYVSSQVGELLAQSFDRDPNTALHTELSDREFQVFLRLAKGATVSDIGNALSLSIKTVSTYRTRIMEKMGLQSNSDLTYYAMKNNLLD is encoded by the coding sequence ATGATACGCGTTGCCATTTGTGACGATCACCAGATAGTTCGAGCAGGTTTCAAACAGATTTTTTCGTCGTCGGGCGAGTTCGAAGTCGTTGCCGAAGGCGCGACTGGACGCGAAGCCCTCGATATCGCACGCCGCGAGATCTGCGACGTGCTGCTGCTGGATATCGCCATGCCGGATCAGAGCGGCATCGATATCCTGCGCACCATTCGCCAGGGCCAGCCGAACCTGCCGGTCCTGATCCTGTCCGGCTATCCAGCCCAGCAGTATGCGCTGAACCTGTTCAAGATGGGGGCCAACGGCTACCTGAACAAGGAATGCGATGCCGACGAACTCAAGACGGCCGTGCGTACCGTGTACCAGGGCCGCCGCTACGTGAGTTCGCAGGTCGGTGAACTGCTGGCCCAGAGTTTCGATCGCGATCCGAACACCGCGCTGCACACGGAATTGTCGGACCGCGAATTCCAGGTGTTCCTGCGCCTGGCGAAGGGGGCGACCGTGTCCGACATCGGCAATGCGCTGTCGCTGTCGATCAAGACGGTCTCGACTTACCGTACTCGCATCATGGAAAAGATGGGGCTGCAGTCGAACAGCGACCTGACGTATTACGCCATGAAAAACAACCTGCTCGACTGA
- a CDS encoding MerR family transcriptional regulator: MNDRPNKMEPTVLPPIPAKRYFTIGEVSELCGVKPHVLRYWEQEFTQLKPVKRRGNRRYYQHHEVLLIRRIRELLYEQGFTISGARNRLDGRSQHDADALPEPPPPAVPTIEPEQLRAELHAILALLQHGSPAA; encoded by the coding sequence ATGAACGACCGACCGAACAAGATGGAACCGACCGTGCTGCCGCCGATTCCGGCCAAGCGCTATTTCACGATTGGCGAAGTCAGCGAATTGTGCGGGGTCAAGCCGCATGTGCTCCGCTACTGGGAGCAGGAATTTACCCAGCTCAAACCGGTCAAACGTCGTGGAAACCGCCGTTATTACCAGCACCACGAGGTGCTGCTGATCCGGCGTATCCGCGAACTGCTGTATGAGCAGGGCTTCACCATCAGCGGTGCGCGCAATCGCCTGGACGGGCGGAGCCAGCACGACGCTGACGCATTGCCGGAACCTCCACCGCCGGCCGTGCCGACCATCGAGCCGGAGCAATTGCGTGCCGAGCTGCACGCGATCCTTGCCCTGCTCCAGCACGGTTCACCTGCGGCCTGA
- a CDS encoding integration host factor subunit alpha, with protein MQVARVRKEAEKELPTLTKAELAELLFEQVGLNKREAKDMVETFFDEIRNALERGEAVKLSGFGNFQLRDKPQRPGRNPKTGEEIPITARRVVTFHASQKLKGMVEEANPGSPGSPGRPSLARAA; from the coding sequence ATGCAGGTGGCCCGGGTACGGAAGGAAGCGGAAAAGGAGTTGCCGACTCTGACCAAGGCGGAGCTGGCCGAGCTGCTGTTCGAGCAGGTCGGGCTGAACAAGCGCGAGGCCAAGGACATGGTCGAGACGTTCTTCGATGAAATCCGCAATGCGCTCGAGCGCGGCGAGGCGGTCAAGCTGTCCGGCTTCGGCAACTTCCAGTTGCGCGACAAGCCCCAGCGCCCCGGCCGTAACCCGAAAACCGGGGAAGAAATCCCCATCACGGCGCGCCGCGTCGTGACGTTCCACGCCAGCCAGAAACTCAAGGGCATGGTCGAAGAGGCGAATCCGGGCAGTCCGGGCAGCCCGGGTCGACCTTCCCTGGCGCGGGCAGCCTGA